One region of Fragaria vesca subsp. vesca linkage group LG4, FraVesHawaii_1.0, whole genome shotgun sequence genomic DNA includes:
- the LOC101291918 gene encoding jasmonate O-methyltransferase-like, with amino-acid sequence MEVKQILHMNKGNGETSYAKNSTVQRKTLSIATPIIEEAVLQLLGSNVMGIESMGIADLGCSSGPNTLLLISQIMDAIHAKRSKVTELRVSLNDLFRNDFNSIFLSLPSFYNKLKQDYYNNGRDPNLFISAVPGSFYGPLFPRKSMHFVHSSFSVHWLSQVPDGLNNKGKIYVSKTSPQCVLDAYSMQFQKDFSVFLRSRAQEIVAGGRMVLSFMGRPSSDPTADEGTFYQFELLGQALMAMVSKGLIEEEKVNSFNIPYYASCVEELELVLEKEGSFSKDRLEAFGVDWDTDGIDLDLNMLERDDQLITSSGQRMANSIRVVTESMLEFHFGKWVMADVFHKYAELVSKYLSNRTTIPKFRVFVISLVKKN; translated from the exons ATGGAGGTGAAGCAAATACTTCACATGAACAAAGGAAATGGCGAGACTAGTTATGCCAAAAACTCCACAGTTCAG AGGAAAACATTATCTATTGCCACGCCGATCATTGAAGAAGCAGTGCTACAACTCTTGGGATCCAATGTCATGGGAATAGAGAGCATGGGAATCGCAGATTTGGGCTGCTCATCCGGTCCCAACACCTTACTACTCATCTCGCAGATCATGGATGCAATACATGCTAAACGTAGCAAAGTTACAGAGCTTAGAGTGTCTCTTAATGACCTCTTCAGAAACGACTTCAATTCCATCTTCCTCTCACTCCCTTCCTTCTACAACAAACTGAAGCAAGATTACTATAATAATGGCCGTGATCCCAATCTCTTCATTTCTGCTGTGCCCGGTTCGTTTTACGGTCCATTGTTTCCTAGAAAGAGTATGCACTTTGTTCATTCTTCTTTTAGTGTTCACTGGCTCTCTCAGGTTCCCGATGGCCTAAACAACAAAGGAAAGATTTATGTTTCTAAGACCAGCCCGCAGTGCGTATTAGACGCATACTCCATGCAGTTTCAGAAAGACTTTTCGGTTTTTCTGAGGTCTAGGGCACAAGAAATAGTCGCTGGAGGTCGAATGGTGTTGTCCTTCATGGGAAGGCCATCATCTGACCCAACAGCTGATGAAGGAACTTTCTACCAGTTCGAGCTCTTAGGCCAGGCTTTAATGGCCATGGTTTCCAAA GGTCTTATAGAAGAGGAGAAGGTCAATTCCTTCAACATACCCTACTATGCTTCATGTGTAGAGGAATTGGAATTGGTGTTAGAAAAAGAAGGGTCTTTCAGCAAGGACCGCCTTGAAGCTTTCGGAGTGGACTGGGATACTGATGGCATTGATCTCGATCTCAACATGCTTGAACGTGATGATCAATTAATAACAAGCAGTGGGCAGCGAATGGCCAATAGCATAAGAGTTGTGACAGAGTCGATGCTCGAATTTCATTTTGGAAAATGGGTAATGGCTGATGTGTTTCATAAATATGCAGAACTCGTTAGCAAGTACTTATCAAATAGGACTACCATACCTAAGTTTAGGGTTTTCGTCATCTCACTCGTTAAGAAAAACTGA
- the LOC101292502 gene encoding probable leucine-rich repeat receptor-like protein kinase At1g35710-like: MASRKSSFKLLLPVFLLLLTAYSTFPEAKLANSGVKGFRVACNEEERAALLKFRQGLKDPYGRLSSWVGEDCCNWTGIGCSNQIGNVLKLDLSNPNYYVEKPTAATGYMRACLGGELDPSLLSLTYLNYLDLSCNNFQGIAIPSFLGSLKKLRYLDLSQSSFGGMVPPQLGNLSNLFYLDLSHLTTYSYPQNPWVSDFYWLSSLSSLQYLSLGNLNLSLATTNWLPAVNMLPSLLELHLPDCELRNLPQSIPFVNFTSLQVLELSHNHFNTSLPQWLFNISTLVTVVLSHSKFTGSTPQISWKNNHCSLQTLDLSYNSVSMEIQELIEGLSRCSNSSLKLLDVKYNNVRGLLPDSLGSLQYLETLRISQNALFGPLPTTIGNLSHLQVLDLAFNMMNGTIPKSIGQLAQLNSLDLWGSSWEGIISEIHFSNLSLLTDLSLSSTNNSLVFHFSHEWIPPFPLYSLSISDCKLMNPRFPTWLRNQSFLNEITLSTVGISDTIPDWFWGKSPYPYWWSNVDLSNNQLRGQLPKLVNFAEEASVNLNSNSLEGSLPFWPNVIELALASNRFSGPIPLNIGQEMPNMNILDLSRNNLNGSIPSSISKMKSLSSLDLSRNYLSGNIPSDWKGLQSLTTIDFSNNNLFGQIPSSMCSQLPSLSWLRLSNNNLSGEIALSLRNCTNLYTLDLGGNKFSGTIPTWIGDDLHLFSYLLLGANMFTGNIPQQICGLPDVHVLNLSQNILSGSIPRCLGNLEQMKHRVYLFKPWPLTTFMNTPFLDLQHMDLKVKRLAYEYTNKLLPLINSIDLSSNNLSGEIPEEITNLTYLGSLILSRNQLTGKIPQGFGSLDKLETLDLSVNHLRGPIPISMTSMTALNNLNLSYNNLSGPIPSTNQFHTFIDPAIYEGNSRLCGPPLPTPCSTSNNEDPQPKEDAVEDEDESGKIWFYVSTALGFKVGFWAVFGSLVIKRPWRHAYFQFLDKLKVRLLLVTTGN, encoded by the coding sequence ATGGCTAGCAGAAAATCCTCCTTTAAACTTCTTTTGCCTGTCTTCCTTCTTTTGTTAACCGCATACTCTACCTTCCCTGAAGCCAAGTTGGCCAACTCTGGTGTTAAGGGTTTTAGGGTGGCTTGTAATGAGGAGGAAAGAGCAGCCCTCCTTAAATTCAGGCAAGGCCTTAAAGATCCTTATGGTCGGCTTTCGTCTTGGGTTGGGGAAGACTGCTGCAATTGGACAGGCATAGGGTGCAGCAACCAAATAGGCAATGTCCTCAAGCTTGATCTTAGCAACCCAAATTACTATGTCGAAAAACCTACAGCAGCAACTGGTTATATGCGGGCATGCTTAGGCGGTGAGTTAGATCCTTCTTTGCTTAGTTTAACTTACTTGAATTACTTGGACCTCAGTTGCAACAATTTTCAAGGAATTGCTATTCCAAGTTTCCTAGGTTCACTCAAGAAATTGAGGTATCTTGACCTCTCCCAATCATCATTTGGAGGAATGGTTCCTCCTCAACTAGGGAATCTGTCAAACTTGTTTTACCTTGATCTGAGTCATCTGACCACATATTCATATCCACAAAATCCATGGGTTTCAGATTTTTATTGGCTCTCTAGTCTCTCTTCCTTGCAGTACCTGAGTTTGGGAAACTTAAACCTTAGCCTGGCAACAACCAATTGGCTACCTGCTGTTAATATGCTTCCTTCACTGTTAGAGTTACATTTGCCTGACTGTGAACTTCGTAACCTCCCTCAATCTATTCCATTTGTAAATTTCACATCACTACAGGTCCTTGAACTCTCACATAACCACTTTAACACTTCATTGCCTCAGTGGCTTTTCAATATTAGTACCCTTGTGACAGTAGTTCTCTCTCATTCTAAATTTACTGGCTCCACCCCGCAAATTTCATGGAAAAATAACCATTGCAGCCTGCAGACTTTAGACCTATCATATAATTCCGTAAGTATGGAAATACAGGAACTTATTGAAGGTTTGTCCAGATGCAGTAATAGTAGCTTAAAATTGTTAGATGTCAAATATAATAATGTCAGGGGGTTACTGCCTGATTCTTTGGGTTCCCTTCAATATTTGGAAACTCTCAGAATCAGTCAAAATGCACTCTTTGGTCCACTTCCAACAACAATAGGAAACCTGTCACATTTGCAGGTCCTCGACCTAGCATTTAACATGATGAATGGCACAATTCCAAAAAGTATTGGACAACTTGCACAACTAAATTCCTTAGATCTCTGGGGTAGTTCATGGGAAGGCATCATATCTGAAATTCATTTTAGCAATCTCTCTCTCTTGACTGATCTTTCATTGTCGTCTACAAATAACTCTTTGGTGTTCCACTTCAGTCATGAGTGGATTCCCCCTTTCCCTCTTTATAGTCTCTCTATCAGTGATTGCAAACTGATGAATCCTAGATTTCCCACTTGGCTCAGAAATCAGAGTTTCCTCAATGAAATAACTCTCTCAACTGTGGGAATTTCAGATACAATACCTGATTGGTTTTGGGGAAAGTCACCATATCCTTATTGGTGGTCGAATGTGGATCTCTCCAATAACCAACTAAGAGGACAACTTCCTAAATTGGTAAATTTTGCTGAAGAGGCATCTGTCAATTTGAATAGCAACTCCTTGGAGGGTTCCCTTCCATTTTGGCCAAATGTGATTGAACTCGCTTTGGCAAGCAATCGATTTTCTGGACCAATTCCCTTAAACATTGGCCAGGAGATGCCAAATATGAATATCCTAGATCTTTCAAGGAATAATCTAAATGGTAGCATTCCTTCTTCCATAAGTAAGATGAAGAGTTTGTCTTCTCTTGATCTCTCGAGGAATTATTTATCCGGAAATATCCCTAGTGATTGGAAGGGATTACAGAGCTTGACGACCATAGATTTTTCCAATAACAATCTTTTTGGTCAAATTCCAAGCTCCATGTGCTCACAACTACCTTCACTTTCCTGGTTGAGGTTAAGCAATAACAATCTTTCCGGGGAGATAGCACTGTCCTTGCGAAATTGTACAAATCTGTATACACTTGATCTTGGAGGGAACAAGTTCTCAGGGACCATACCAACATGGATTGGAGATGACCTACATCTATTTTCATATTTACTTCTTGGAGCCAACATGTTCACTGGAAATATTCCTCAGCAAATATGTGGCCTCCCAGATGTTCACGTTTTAAACCTTTCTCAAAATATATTATCAGGCTCCATCCCTAGATGCCTTGGTAATTTGGAACAAATGAAACATCGGGTTTACTTGTTCAAGCCATGGCCACTAACCACATTCATGAATACACCTTTTCTTGATCTTCAGCATATGGACTTAAAGGTGAAAAGATTAGCTTATGAATATACCAATAAGCTCTTGCCTCTCATAAACAGCATTGACCTGTCAAGCAACAACCTATCAGGAGAAATACCAGAAGAGATAACAAATCTTACCTATTTGGGTAGCTTGATTTTATCTCGGAACCAATTGACAGGAAAGATACCACAAGGCTTTGGAAGCTTAGACAAGTTAGAAACTCTTGACCTGTCGGTTAATCATCTTCGGGGCCCTATTCCCATAAGCATGACTTCTATGACTGCACTGAACAACTTGAACTTGTCATACAACAACTTGTCCGGGCCAATTCCATCAACCAACCAATTCCATACTTTCATTGATCCAGCCATATATGAAGGGAACTCAAGACTTTGTGGACCTCCATTGCCAACCCCATGCTCAACATCCAATAATGAGGATCCACAACCTAAAGAAGATGCAGTTGAAGATGAAGATGAGTCTGGAAAGATATGGTTCTACGTAAGCACTGCGTTGGGATTCAAAGTGGGATTTTGGGCTGTTTTTGGCAGTCTAGTGATAAAGAGGCCGTGGAGACACGCCTATTTCCAGTTTCTTGACAAACTGAAAGTCAGGCTTCTCCTGGTAACCACAGGAAATTGA